One genomic window of Arthrobacter sp. KBS0703 includes the following:
- a CDS encoding class I SAM-dependent methyltransferase — protein MLSALKKYLLIPKLVRLSSAAPRDPRQAWDQFWGNVRATGAGGDVLWDTGDDHEMLGYVEQLKRQLNPDLPIVDVGCGNGTFSRRLAAHFPHVLGVDVSPNAVARAHSESAGLERVSYLAADMTAPGAWRAVADALAAAGVAGEANIFIRGVLHVLKRPAQAALAEQLLPLVGKRGRVFLAETDFRGNAVEYVSHLGATLHSIPAPLEKAIRGLPMPGRFGPAQRRRAFPELRWDVVEDGPAVIETRPLTSPNQSEQIPGYFSVLQAR, from the coding sequence ATGCTCTCGGCGCTGAAGAAATACCTGCTGATCCCCAAACTGGTGAGGCTGTCCTCTGCGGCGCCCAGGGATCCGCGGCAAGCCTGGGACCAGTTCTGGGGCAACGTCCGCGCCACCGGTGCGGGCGGCGACGTGCTGTGGGACACCGGCGACGACCACGAAATGCTGGGCTACGTGGAACAGCTGAAGCGGCAGCTGAACCCGGACCTGCCGATTGTCGACGTCGGCTGCGGCAACGGCACGTTCAGCCGCCGGCTTGCCGCGCACTTCCCGCATGTACTGGGCGTGGACGTCTCCCCCAACGCCGTTGCCCGCGCGCACTCCGAATCTGCCGGGCTGGAGCGGGTGTCATACCTGGCGGCCGACATGACCGCTCCCGGGGCGTGGCGCGCGGTGGCCGATGCCCTTGCCGCCGCCGGGGTGGCCGGAGAAGCGAACATCTTCATCCGTGGTGTCCTGCATGTGCTCAAGCGCCCGGCGCAGGCTGCCCTCGCCGAGCAGCTCCTCCCCCTGGTGGGCAAACGCGGGCGGGTGTTCCTGGCCGAGACGGACTTCCGGGGCAACGCCGTCGAGTACGTGAGCCATCTTGGGGCCACGCTTCATTCCATCCCCGCTCCACTGGAAAAGGCGATCCGCGGCCTGCCCATGCCCGGCCGCTTCGGGCCGGCTCAGCGCAGGCGGGCGTTTCCGGAGCTGCGCTGGGACGTGGTGGAGGACGGGCCGGCCGTCATCGAAACCCGCCCGCTGACATCCCCTAACCAGTCCGAGCAAATCCCGGGCTACTTCTCAGTGCTCCAGGCCCGCTGA
- a CDS encoding tol-pal system YbgF family protein codes for MSMPRDLSPFVIAELAARESWKRRDYSAGFTQAGEAADMAREVGDDLSWWKMVLLQAECLRDQGSVQECVDLARQLTEHEVAGSAPDLGARAQILLAVSLQGVGRLPEAVQAAAAAARLVAGDFENVYLHLQAQQALIAALAESGRLEEAWRECLDLESLLTDHVDEDTAGKAYWVMGNVAFLSDRVNEGSHYHDLAAGQLSPSKDVDLWARFNRGSAEMRLHAQLGNAATLRCIERAELATEVVGGSERDMLEMSLVRAHWYYLTGDMDSAINLLEPLRSKFPVLATQTAAEASFILGKALMAQGSSTNSMQILEEAATLFDTAAAPERSATVRTFLASAENHQQFLQGG; via the coding sequence ATGTCTATGCCGCGCGACTTGTCACCCTTCGTGATTGCAGAATTGGCTGCCCGCGAAAGCTGGAAGCGGCGGGACTACAGTGCCGGTTTTACCCAGGCCGGGGAAGCCGCCGACATGGCCAGGGAGGTCGGCGATGACCTGAGCTGGTGGAAGATGGTGCTGCTCCAGGCAGAATGCCTCCGTGACCAGGGATCCGTTCAGGAATGCGTCGATCTGGCCCGCCAACTCACCGAGCATGAGGTGGCTGGCTCCGCGCCGGACCTTGGAGCCCGTGCCCAGATCCTGCTGGCGGTTTCCCTGCAGGGTGTGGGAAGGCTGCCTGAGGCCGTGCAGGCGGCGGCCGCCGCAGCCCGCCTCGTGGCCGGCGACTTCGAAAATGTCTACCTGCACCTCCAGGCCCAGCAGGCCCTCATCGCGGCCCTCGCTGAAAGCGGCAGGCTTGAGGAAGCATGGCGGGAGTGCCTGGACCTCGAATCACTACTCACTGACCATGTGGACGAGGACACCGCCGGCAAGGCCTACTGGGTGATGGGCAACGTTGCGTTCCTGAGCGACCGGGTCAACGAGGGCAGCCACTACCACGACCTCGCGGCAGGCCAGCTGTCACCGTCCAAGGATGTGGACCTTTGGGCACGCTTCAACCGGGGCTCCGCGGAAATGCGCCTGCACGCCCAGCTCGGCAACGCCGCGACCCTCCGCTGCATCGAGCGGGCCGAGCTGGCCACGGAAGTTGTGGGCGGCAGCGAACGCGACATGCTGGAAATGTCCCTGGTCCGCGCCCACTGGTACTACCTCACCGGCGACATGGATTCGGCGATCAACCTGCTGGAACCGCTCCGCAGCAAGTTCCCCGTCCTCGCAACGCAGACCGCCGCCGAGGCCTCCTTCATTCTCGGCAAGGCCCTCATGGCACAAGGATCCAGCACCAATTCCATGCAGATATTGGAAGAGGCGGCTACGCTGTTCGATACGGCGGCTGCGCCGGAGCGGAGCGCAACGGTGCGGACGTTCTTGGCCTCGGCCGAGAACCACCAGCAGTTTCTCCAAGGGGGGTAA
- a CDS encoding ATP-binding protein translates to MVQASPEHLSAPRDAIVAIPEAERLHATASVLTGAGYTVRTASDTGALAAELERNHAAVVLLDTALADGYTWEGTPVLLIVDLAGDFDLARLEPWGIADYVSRGADGEELAHRVETLIGRSRERRRIRAQAEFLRESLRNVSAAIRGTNSPQQMAGHLVRGFLESLGTDQVWFTTFQDTRVPRITAQWCKPGLPPLPDTLGSYEDAARELATSLWADAEVLAVSDHQTDQGSPLADGLQTWCGLPSVRSSIAVPVGDGDSALGIIWITQLDAPREWTRAEIALIQHVAGNLAHSLIQGHLISAQVQVLQQLRELDKAKTDFLATVNHELRTPLTSITAYLDMIRDGAGGPVPPGIESMMEVISRNSDRLRRLIEDMLTVSQQDGSGNLNLKQVELGQVLRIVVAALRPLAESRNVTITGADSHEDVKIQADEAQLEQVFTNIVANAIKFTPDGGRISISFMPETAGQSAVVSVADTGVGIPEQEISQVFTRFYRASNASSAAVPGSGLGLAIAHDIVHRHGGSLDLTSTLGSGTTVSVHLPLTGP, encoded by the coding sequence GTGGTCCAGGCTTCGCCGGAACATCTTTCCGCGCCGCGCGACGCAATCGTCGCCATACCCGAGGCGGAACGGCTGCATGCTACCGCTTCCGTCCTCACCGGAGCGGGCTACACTGTGCGCACCGCTTCCGACACCGGAGCCCTCGCCGCCGAGCTGGAACGCAACCACGCCGCCGTCGTGCTTTTGGATACGGCACTGGCCGACGGGTACACGTGGGAGGGCACACCGGTGCTCCTCATCGTGGACCTCGCCGGAGACTTTGACCTGGCGCGGCTTGAGCCGTGGGGCATCGCCGACTACGTCTCCCGCGGAGCCGACGGGGAGGAACTGGCCCACCGCGTCGAAACACTGATCGGCCGGTCCCGGGAACGCCGCCGGATCCGCGCCCAGGCGGAGTTCCTGCGCGAGAGCCTCCGCAACGTTTCCGCCGCCATCCGCGGCACCAACAGTCCCCAGCAGATGGCCGGGCACCTCGTCCGGGGCTTCTTGGAGTCGCTGGGCACGGACCAAGTCTGGTTCACCACGTTCCAGGACACCCGCGTGCCCCGGATCACCGCCCAGTGGTGCAAGCCCGGGCTGCCCCCGCTGCCCGACACTTTGGGTTCCTATGAGGACGCGGCCCGCGAACTGGCGACGTCTCTCTGGGCAGACGCCGAGGTCCTGGCCGTCTCGGACCACCAGACCGATCAGGGATCTCCGCTGGCCGACGGTCTGCAGACCTGGTGCGGGCTGCCCTCCGTCCGGTCATCGATCGCGGTTCCTGTGGGCGACGGCGACTCCGCGCTGGGCATCATCTGGATCACGCAGCTGGACGCGCCGCGCGAATGGACCCGGGCCGAGATCGCCCTGATCCAGCACGTGGCGGGAAACCTCGCCCACAGCCTCATCCAGGGCCACCTGATCAGCGCCCAGGTGCAGGTGCTGCAGCAGCTGCGGGAACTGGACAAGGCCAAGACTGACTTCCTGGCCACCGTCAACCACGAGCTCCGGACTCCGCTGACGTCCATTACCGCCTATCTGGACATGATCCGCGACGGCGCCGGCGGCCCCGTGCCTCCGGGCATCGAGTCCATGATGGAGGTCATCTCGCGGAACTCGGACCGGCTCCGGCGCCTCATCGAGGACATGCTCACGGTGTCGCAGCAGGACGGCTCCGGAAACCTGAACCTCAAGCAGGTGGAGCTGGGCCAGGTGCTGCGGATCGTGGTGGCGGCCCTGCGCCCGCTGGCCGAATCGCGGAACGTCACCATCACCGGCGCCGATTCCCACGAGGACGTCAAGATCCAGGCCGACGAAGCCCAGCTCGAGCAGGTCTTCACCAACATCGTGGCGAACGCCATCAAATTCACGCCCGACGGCGGCCGCATCAGTATCAGCTTCATGCCCGAGACCGCGGGCCAGTCCGCCGTCGTCAGCGTCGCCGACACCGGCGTGGGCATTCCCGAACAGGAAATCTCCCAGGTCTTCACCCGGTTCTACCGGGCCTCCAACGCCTCCTCGGCGGCCGTGCCGGGCAGCGGGCTGGGGCTGGCGATCGCCCACGACATCGTGCACCGCCACGGCGGCTCGCTGGACCTGACCTCCACCCTGGGCTCGGGGACCACCGTTTCCGTCCACCTGCCGCTGACCGGACCGTAG
- a CDS encoding STAS/SEC14 domain-containing protein — MDADASGRNALFELELDPEGLLRLTWARGASLTEEDAEAAMERVNILCGESRHPMLVDMATTADVSRAARAVFGRPCQASRIALLGSSPVDRVIANFFLGINKVPCPTKFFTSEREALLWLRDH; from the coding sequence GTGGATGCCGATGCCAGCGGCCGGAACGCCCTGTTTGAATTGGAGCTGGACCCCGAGGGGCTCCTGCGGCTGACCTGGGCCCGGGGAGCGAGCCTTACAGAGGAGGACGCCGAAGCCGCCATGGAGCGGGTCAATATCCTCTGCGGGGAGAGCCGCCATCCCATGCTCGTGGACATGGCAACCACCGCAGACGTGAGCCGTGCCGCGAGGGCAGTGTTCGGCAGGCCGTGCCAGGCATCGAGGATCGCGCTACTCGGTTCTTCACCCGTGGACCGAGTCATTGCCAACTTTTTCCTGGGCATCAACAAGGTGCCGTGTCCCACGAAATTCTTCACGTCGGAGCGCGAAGCCCTCCTCTGGTTGAGGGACCACTAA